The genomic segment TGTTCGCGCCGCGGCCGCCGGTCGTGCCGGTGCCGCTGGCCGCGCTCGCCTTCGAGAAGCCCGAATGGGGTGGCCACCGGCGCGCCGTGCCGCCGCCGGCCCATCCGCGCCCCGACCGGACCCGATCGCGCTGGGCGATGCGCGAGACCGACGTCCTGGTCGTCGGCGCCGGCGTGGTCGGCGCGGCGGTGGCGCGCGAACTGGCGCTGGCGGGGCTCGGCACCGTGGTGGTCGACCGCGACGCTCCCGGCCAGCAGGCCTCGACCGCCAATGCCGGGTCGCTGCATGTCCAGCTCCTGTCCTTCGATTTCGGCGCCAAGGCCGAGGCGGATGGCGGGCCGGCGGCGGCGACGCTGCGGCTTGGGATCCCGTCGGTGACGCTGTGGCGCGAGATCGAAGCCGCGTCCGGACGCGATCTCGACATCAAGATCACCGGCGGGCTGATGGTCGGCGAGACCGCGCGCGACATGGAATTCCTGGCCGCCAAGGCCCGGCTGGAGGGCGAGCACGGCGTCGAGACCCATGTGGTCGGGGCGAACGAGTTGCGCGACCTCGAACCGGCCCTGTGGGACGGTCTCGCCGGCGCGGCGCTGTGCCCGGCCGAGGGCAAGATCGATCCACTCGCCGGCACCTTCGCGGTGATCGCGCTGGCTGAGGCCGCCGGCGCGGTATTCGAGGCCGATGCCGCCGTGCTGGCGATCGCCCGGGAGGGCGCCGGCTGGCGCGTCGAGACGGCGGCCGGTCCGGTCCGCTGTGGCCGGATCGTCAATTGCGCCGGCGCCTGGAGTTCGCATGTCGCGGCGATGGCCGGCCGCCCGATCCCGGTCCACGGCGCGCCGCTGCAGATGCTGGTGACCGAGCCCGGCCCGCCGCTGGTCTCGCGCCTCGTCGCCCATGCCAACCGGCATCTCAGCCTGAAGCAGACCCGGCTCGGCAGTCTGCTGATCGGCGGCGGCTGGTCGGCGGGGCTCGACCCGGCGACCGGCGCCAGTTCCTCGCTCGGCTGGGCGATCGAGGGCAATGCCTGGGTGGCGGCACGGGTGCTGCCGGCGGCGCGGCGGTTCCACCTGCTGCGCGCCTGGGCGGGCATGAACATCAACATCGACGGCGCGCCGATCCTCGGCGAAATGCCCGGCGCCCCGGGATTCTTCAACTGCGTGACCTCGAACGGCTACACGCTCGCCCCGATCGTGGCCCGGCTGACGGCGGACACGCTGCTCGGGCGGGCCCCCGCCCTGCCGATCGCGCCCTTCACGCTCGACCGGTTCGGTTAGCGTGGCAGAGGCCGGCGCTCAGCCGAAGGCGAAGGGCAGCAGCCGTTCGGCAGGGGCCCCGCCGCGCCGGATCGCCTCCAGGCCGGCGACGATCTCGGCGCCGTAGACCGGATAGGGAATGCGCACTGAGGTGAGCCACGGCGCGACCCACTGGTTCAGCGGCGTACCGTCGATGCTGACCAGCCGGCACGGATCCGGGATGCCGATGCCGGCCTCGCGGGCACGCCGCGCCACCCCGTAGGCGATCTGGTCGGACACGCACAGGATCGCATCCGGCCGCCGGGCGGAGGCGAACAGGCCGGCCGCGCCGTCATAGCCGACCTGGAGATGCGACAGGCCATCCCCCTCCCCGCGCATTATCGCGTCCGGCGCAGCGCCGAGCGCGGCCAGCCGGTCGATGAAGCCGGCGACCCGGTCGCGCGAGGCCGACGAGCCCCGGCGCGGAAAGACCACCGCCGGCGCCCGGCATCCGGCCGCCACGAAATGGTCGGCGACCGCCGCTCCTGCGGCGCGGTCGTCGATGCCGACGAAGAGCCCCGGCCCGACCGGATTGCGGCGGGTGACGAAGACCATCGGCACGCCGGCCTCGGCCATCTCGGCAAGACCGGGGCTGGCGACCGCGGCGATCATGACCAGGCCGCTGACCCGCTGCACCCGCATGGCGGCGAGATATTCGTCCTGCAGGTCCGGCCGGTCGTGGGTGTCGCACAGGATCATCACATAGCCGGCCTCGCGCAGCGCGGCTTCGGTCGAACTGGCGATGGTCGCCATGGCCGGGTTGTCGAGATTGGCCGCCAGCACGGCGACCAGCTGCGTCTCGCCGCGGCGCAGGGCGCGCCCGGCCGGATTGGGCCGGTAGCCGACCGCCTCGATCGCGTCGCGCACGCGCTGCACGGTCGCCGGCGAGGCGCGGCGCGTCTCGCCGTTGACGATCCGCGAGACGGTGGAGACCGAAACCCCGGCCTGCGCGGCCACGGTGGCGAGGGACACGTCGGCGGGCATCGGGGTCTGGCGGCTCCGGTCTGGTCGTCTTCTCATTGTCATCGGCGGCAGGCGTTGTCGAGCCTGCGCGAAAAGCAGGATCGCACCGGATTGACGTTTAGGCAAACGTTTGCCAAGATCGCCCCATCGCTATCGGGAGACGCGCGGGCGCCGCAGCCTTCAAGGTTCCGGACGCCTTTGCGTGTGTTCGCCGATCGGCATGGCGCCGGGTCCGTCCCGGTGTCATCTGGGAG from the Prosthecodimorpha staleyi genome contains:
- a CDS encoding LacI family DNA-binding transcriptional regulator, with amino-acid sequence MPADVSLATVAAQAGVSVSTVSRIVNGETRRASPATVQRVRDAIEAVGYRPNPAGRALRRGETQLVAVLAANLDNPAMATIASSTEAALREAGYVMILCDTHDRPDLQDEYLAAMRVQRVSGLVMIAAVASPGLAEMAEAGVPMVFVTRRNPVGPGLFVGIDDRAAGAAVADHFVAAGCRAPAVVFPRRGSSASRDRVAGFIDRLAALGAAPDAIMRGEGDGLSHLQVGYDGAAGLFASARRPDAILCVSDQIAYGVARRAREAGIGIPDPCRLVSIDGTPLNQWVAPWLTSVRIPYPVYGAEIVAGLEAIRRGGAPAERLLPFAFG